The Vibrio gazogenes DNA segment GATCAATATTTTGCATGTACTGTTTCCCGTGTTTCTTGTTTCTGAATGTACTGATACAGTTTCTGAGCAGTACTTTCGTTTTTGTCTCTGACCCTGAAGAAGTTATCTCGGTCATAGTCAATCTTGAGGTGATCACCGAATGGGGTGGAAACAACTCGGCACTGTTCACGGTCAAGGTTGAGGTATTTCAGATTCATCTGAATTGCACGGGTGTGTTTAATGTTTGTGAGTGTGTAAACGGACGTGAATCCCAGTACGTCAAAGGCCCAGCATAATGCTGTGTGTCCTGCTAAATATGTCCAGGGCGTTCCCCAGTATTTTGGTAAATAACGCATCCCGAAGTTAATACCAAATTGTTTCTCTTCAAATCCTGCATACCCCATGAAAGGGGCATTTACGCCTTGAGAAACGACCCAGCGAGCCCATCCTTTTTGTTCCTGATTTTGCCTAAATCCTTCAACTTCACCTTTGATGATATCGATTGTTCTTGCCTGCCCAGAAGAAATAAACTTCATATTTTCTTCATCGGAAGCCAATGTCGCATACCCTTGAATATCATCATCATTCCACTTACGAAGTGTGATGCCGTACTTGCTACATATTACATTATTCATCATATCTACCTACCGCCAAACGTCAGTTGTTCAATTGTTTATTATTGCCACATTGTCCAATGTGATGTTTCTACATCTCGTTCTAATACGTTGTATTTTCCGTCCTTCTGTGAGTTCATATGACTGAGAACAGATGGAAAAGTTATGAACACTGGGTGAGGAGCTGAACTCAACTCTCTTCATCTTATGTATT contains these protein-coding regions:
- a CDS encoding GNAT family N-acetyltransferase, which codes for MMNNVICSKYGITLRKWNDDDIQGYATLASDEENMKFISSGQARTIDIIKGEVEGFRQNQEQKGWARWVVSQGVNAPFMGYAGFEEKQFGINFGMRYLPKYWGTPWTYLAGHTALCWAFDVLGFTSVYTLTNIKHTRAIQMNLKYLNLDREQCRVVSTPFGDHLKIDYDRDNFFRVRDKNESTAQKLYQYIQKQETRETVHAKY